The following are encoded together in the Thermodesulfobacteriota bacterium genome:
- a CDS encoding DUF4136 domain-containing protein: protein MQKLTNVIFLSLLVVFVGCSGIEVSQDYDVTADFSHWKTFDWYLAKQKKTGDLRVDNPLLDSRIRKAVDRSLAQKGFRRIFKGIPDFYVGYKYAIFTRIGSERVRSGIGFRFGGSGSFGGIGIGTGTDVRGYDEGMLVIDITDTQNKKLLWRGTGTRRVSRHSDPKKITKQINQNVEKILAQFPPHP from the coding sequence ATGCAGAAACTTACAAATGTAATCTTTCTTTCATTGTTGGTCGTTTTTGTTGGTTGCTCCGGAATCGAAGTCAGTCAGGATTATGATGTGACAGCCGATTTTTCCCATTGGAAAACATTCGACTGGTATTTGGCGAAGCAGAAAAAAACAGGCGATTTACGAGTGGACAATCCCTTGCTCGACTCACGAATACGCAAGGCGGTGGACAGGTCACTTGCCCAAAAAGGCTTTCGCAGAATTTTTAAGGGCATTCCGGATTTTTATGTCGGGTACAAATATGCGATTTTCACCAGGATCGGTTCGGAACGTGTTCGCAGCGGAATCGGATTCAGGTTTGGGGGATCCGGCAGCTTCGGTGGTATCGGTATTGGAACAGGAACCGATGTCAGGGGGTATGATGAGGGGATGCTGGTGATCGATATCACTGATACTCAAAACAAAAAACTCCTGTGGCGGGGAACCGGCACTCGTCGTGTGTCCAGGCATTCGGACCCAAAAAAAATAACCAAACAGATAAACCAAAACGTTGAGAAAATTCTTGCTCAATTTCCTCCCCATCCGTAA
- a CDS encoding acyltransferase — translation MFTWMPGPQRGVVALGLMAVNTIFWCVPLFLVALFKLLVPVGTWRRWCSGILNQIAVCWIRMNNLNHRLTAKTRWNVHGLDSLNRLECYMVVANHQSWTDILVLQRVFNRRIPLLKFFIKKELIWFPMLGLAWWALDFPFLKRYSKNFIKKHPHLAGKDLETTRRACEKYKNLPVAVMNFVEGTRFTKAKQDRQKAPFDNLLRARAGGLAFALSSMGGRMKRLIDVTIVYPHQGKKSFWNYLCGNIREIKVQVRQLHITEQLQGDYIGDRDFRKGFQNWLNDLWTEKDQLISQLQS, via the coding sequence ATGTTCACTTGGATGCCGGGCCCGCAGCGCGGGGTTGTGGCCTTGGGACTGATGGCGGTCAATACCATATTCTGGTGTGTGCCGCTTTTTTTGGTTGCACTTTTCAAACTGCTGGTTCCGGTTGGGACCTGGCGGCGCTGGTGTTCCGGCATACTTAACCAGATTGCGGTCTGCTGGATCCGGATGAATAATTTGAATCACCGCTTGACCGCAAAAACACGCTGGAATGTGCATGGCCTTGATTCACTAAATCGGCTTGAATGTTACATGGTGGTTGCCAACCATCAATCCTGGACAGACATTCTGGTGTTACAGAGAGTGTTTAATCGACGGATTCCGTTGCTTAAATTTTTTATAAAAAAAGAATTGATATGGTTTCCCATGCTTGGGTTGGCTTGGTGGGCGCTGGATTTTCCTTTTTTAAAACGGTATTCAAAAAATTTCATTAAAAAGCACCCCCATCTGGCCGGTAAAGACCTGGAAACCACACGCCGGGCATGTGAAAAATATAAAAACCTGCCGGTGGCGGTGATGAATTTCGTTGAAGGCACCCGATTTACCAAAGCCAAGCAAGACAGACAGAAGGCACCGTTTGACAATTTGCTGCGAGCCAGAGCCGGCGGGCTTGCCTTTGCGCTGTCATCCATGGGCGGCAGGATGAAACGTCTGATAGATGTGACCATTGTTTACCCTCATCAGGGTAAAAAAAGTTTTTGGAATTATTTATGCGGCAATATCCGCGAAATCAAAGTGCAGGTGCGGCAACTTCATATCACTGAGCAACTCCAGGGCGATTATATCGGTGACCGGGATTTTCGTAAAGGGTTCCAAAATTGGCTCAATGACTTGTGGACCGAAAAGGATCAATTGATTAGCCAATTGCAATCCTGA